A region from the Rubricoccus marinus genome encodes:
- a CDS encoding ribbon-helix-helix domain-containing protein — MRLTVTVPDDVADQARQLATESERSVSSVVAEAIAGHVATERRRRAFGAIDALVGSAAPDPNGAAQFDAELDALRAGSDREL; from the coding sequence ATGCGCCTCACCGTCACCGTTCCCGACGACGTCGCCGACCAGGCGAGACAGCTCGCCACCGAGTCGGAGCGCTCCGTCTCATCCGTCGTCGCCGAGGCCATCGCGGGGCACGTCGCGACCGAGCGCCGCCGCCGCGCCTTCGGGGCCATCGACGCGCTCGTCGGCTCCGCGGCTCCCGATCCAAACGGCGCCGCGCAGTTCGACGCTGAGCTCGACGCGCTCCGCGCGGGCTCCGACCGCGAGCTCTGA
- a CDS encoding type II toxin-antitoxin system VapC family toxin, translating to METSTTSDTVLGFDTGFFQRLYARDAQATTAWDDVRAERAVGAISCITLFELERLGLRGGVLPRDVAEGLVRSLPVTCRVVWLGADDGADRLHRAVRLAHGNGLAMADAIILTSLLDAGATTVYTTDSDFERYDGPVHVVQL from the coding sequence ATGGAGACGAGCACCACCAGCGACACTGTGCTCGGTTTCGACACCGGGTTCTTCCAGCGCCTCTACGCACGCGACGCCCAGGCGACGACCGCCTGGGACGACGTACGTGCCGAGCGCGCCGTCGGCGCCATCTCCTGCATCACGCTCTTCGAACTCGAGCGCCTCGGCCTTCGGGGCGGCGTCCTGCCCCGCGACGTGGCCGAAGGGCTCGTCCGCTCGCTCCCCGTCACGTGCCGCGTCGTATGGCTCGGGGCGGACGACGGGGCCGACCGGCTCCACCGTGCCGTCCGACTCGCACACGGAAACGGGCTCGCGATGGCCGACGCGATCATCCTCACCTCGCTCCTCGACGCCGGCGCGACAACCGTCTACACGACGGACTCCGACTTCGAGCGCTACGACGGCCCCGTGCACGTCGTTCAGCTTTAG
- a CDS encoding type II toxin-antitoxin system HicB family antitoxin, producing the protein MLDYRGYHAKVEYRPDDTLLFGRVLDLGDTVVFEAERAADIQAAFQGAVDDYLDFCAEIGKDPDRPFSGRFNVRLTPDLHRAAAVAAEAGSESLNHFVRTAVAHEVERRSVAA; encoded by the coding sequence ATGCTCGACTACAGAGGCTACCACGCCAAGGTGGAGTACCGCCCCGACGACACCCTTCTCTTCGGTCGCGTCCTCGACCTCGGGGACACGGTCGTGTTCGAGGCCGAGCGCGCCGCCGACATCCAAGCCGCCTTCCAGGGCGCCGTCGACGACTACCTCGACTTCTGCGCCGAGATCGGCAAGGACCCCGACCGCCCGTTCAGCGGCCGGTTCAACGTCCGGCTCACGCCCGACCTCCATCGTGCCGCAGCCGTCGCGGCCGAGGCGGGGTCTGAGAGCCTGAACCACTTCGTCCGAACGGCCGTCGCTCATGAGGTCGAGCGGCGGAGCGTAGCCGCATAG
- a CDS encoding right-handed parallel beta-helix repeat-containing protein, whose product MKFADDNRDYVCHPDGWQSSMALPPESSEYLASSKTGPVPARSLTRYLSDQSGGAFRMYGDVYSYTTSSPQAAYLRPINRNGGVLGDLDEGMLAREAMDHLRDVEGVNFGDYDENGDGYLDHLFFVIRGFGQGDRNCVNGWAGTYSSTQGYSCPRGGVSNIGFFESDPSVYGVKVDNGKSGSWNDWQSIDRIKDNVDLWAHEFGHDTWGPHLAYFRDNRVPSSETSSESANRDQNGFGLMVSTDSRSRRYEAVAPLLSAFEREVINLKFGLQGSSKWIQCQSLTSSGTYSVSDLFTTGGCYRLGLGTLPTSAPRYGNGEQGLYISNVQRTTYFGERHPRSYAGANGCTTTQWGLPVTGLMIERAAYAGSGSGFDNSWSRDMVPSDNDLDEGDHEGDLWRPGVDRQLTPWTVPNVYGYGSLDLVPDEILNLGYFAIDDIRQGTGNGITFDFSTDYTSEPIARVRKDWTITSRTDNLTFNELRVDNGSHLTIRQGVTVTFEGDLFVDSFTTLTVEPGVVLRFGPDSRLIVFGTLDADGATFEAADPAAGWHGVLVASSTSDATISNSSILDVGDASWGVTNPGAAVWIDSGNASVVGTTIRRTAAPGKAIGIKVVGASSESEIRDNDLLDLTFDGIVLDNYAATRLVQNRVLGVARHGLVAGYNTDAWVHPIIGSNRGNEFFDNAGVGVAAVSNAELRFAEYYYPRYGGHHNNGFNSADSNLDGGVFAKTGGSVSAGSVTNENFRRNRFVGNTGFDVRARGSGTSVVAVCDWWGSPTPPFATSELNGGYVDESKWLLEDPYVNPNAACVSQAPSMKSSGAGARASAASPSPLGRAEGAAFEDPASALADIAAAVAAGGREAAPAVTLAASMARRDAPGAREAVEAYARHRADPVRRAAQKALVGLLHRDGDVDGALRLTEDLMGGDLDDRAAALTARVYLLSDLGDERGAQAALETLREHEQGAIEADLAAAYLSSLGVEPSTKGATAEAAAPSALEVQATEASLSPVRPNPTRGGAHVSFVVLDGATAQLGVFDVLGREVGALGSPVRGSGAQTVEIPAGLAPGVYVLRLTVETADGRTETHARRFTVTR is encoded by the coding sequence GTGAAGTTCGCCGACGACAACAGGGATTACGTCTGCCACCCAGACGGCTGGCAGTCGTCTATGGCACTCCCGCCGGAATCGAGCGAGTACCTCGCTTCATCTAAGACGGGGCCGGTCCCCGCCCGTTCGCTGACGAGGTACCTCTCCGACCAGTCGGGAGGAGCTTTTCGAATGTATGGGGATGTGTACTCGTACACGACCTCAAGCCCACAAGCTGCTTACCTCAGGCCCATAAACCGAAATGGGGGTGTATTAGGCGACCTCGATGAGGGTATGCTCGCACGGGAGGCGATGGACCACTTGAGGGACGTAGAGGGGGTCAACTTCGGCGACTACGACGAGAACGGGGACGGATACCTAGACCACCTTTTCTTTGTTATCAGGGGTTTCGGCCAGGGCGATAGAAACTGCGTGAATGGCTGGGCGGGGACATATTCATCTACCCAGGGCTACTCCTGTCCAAGAGGAGGAGTTTCGAACATCGGGTTCTTCGAGTCGGACCCGAGCGTGTATGGAGTGAAGGTGGACAACGGGAAGTCCGGTTCGTGGAATGACTGGCAGTCTATCGATCGAATCAAAGACAACGTGGACCTCTGGGCTCACGAGTTTGGGCACGACACGTGGGGGCCTCACCTCGCATACTTCCGAGATAACCGCGTACCCTCTAGCGAGACGTCTTCTGAGAGCGCGAACAGAGACCAGAACGGGTTCGGGCTCATGGTCTCGACGGATTCGAGGTCTAGGCGGTACGAAGCCGTCGCGCCGTTGCTGTCGGCGTTTGAGAGGGAGGTGATCAACCTCAAGTTCGGCCTCCAGGGCTCGTCGAAGTGGATCCAGTGCCAGAGTCTCACGTCTTCGGGGACGTACTCGGTGAGCGACCTCTTCACTACGGGCGGCTGCTACCGGCTCGGTCTCGGTACCCTCCCCACGTCCGCGCCTAGGTACGGGAACGGGGAGCAAGGGCTCTACATCTCGAACGTCCAGCGCACGACGTACTTCGGAGAGCGCCACCCCCGTTCCTACGCTGGCGCTAACGGGTGCACCACGACGCAGTGGGGCCTCCCCGTAACGGGGCTCATGATCGAGAGGGCGGCGTATGCGGGATCCGGATCCGGATTTGACAATAGCTGGTCTCGTGACATGGTGCCTTCGGACAATGACCTCGACGAGGGGGACCACGAGGGGGACCTCTGGCGCCCAGGCGTGGACCGGCAGCTGACCCCGTGGACGGTCCCCAACGTCTACGGGTACGGGAGCCTGGACCTCGTTCCGGACGAGATCCTCAATCTCGGGTACTTCGCCATCGACGATATCCGGCAGGGAACCGGGAACGGGATCACGTTCGACTTCAGCACCGACTACACTTCGGAGCCCATCGCTCGGGTGAGGAAGGACTGGACGATCACGAGCCGGACCGACAACCTCACCTTCAACGAGCTCCGCGTCGACAACGGGTCCCACCTCACCATCCGCCAGGGGGTCACGGTTACGTTCGAGGGCGACCTCTTCGTCGACTCGTTCACGACCCTGACGGTCGAGCCAGGGGTCGTCCTCCGATTCGGCCCTGACTCGAGGCTGATCGTCTTCGGTACGCTCGACGCCGACGGGGCGACGTTCGAGGCCGCGGACCCCGCAGCGGGATGGCACGGCGTCCTCGTCGCGTCCTCCACCTCGGACGCGACGATCTCGAACAGCTCGATTCTAGACGTAGGGGATGCATCTTGGGGCGTGACCAACCCCGGCGCGGCGGTCTGGATCGATAGCGGAAACGCGTCGGTCGTAGGGACCACGATCCGCAGGACAGCCGCTCCTGGCAAGGCCATCGGAATCAAGGTCGTCGGCGCGAGCTCCGAGTCCGAGATCCGCGACAACGACCTCCTCGACCTCACGTTCGACGGCATCGTGCTCGACAACTACGCGGCAACGCGCCTCGTACAGAACAGGGTGTTAGGGGTGGCTAGGCACGGACTCGTGGCCGGGTACAACACCGACGCCTGGGTCCACCCGATCATCGGGTCGAACCGAGGCAACGAGTTCTTCGATAACGCCGGAGTGGGCGTTGCCGCCGTGTCGAACGCGGAGCTCCGGTTCGCCGAGTACTACTACCCCCGCTACGGGGGGCACCACAACAACGGGTTCAACAGCGCCGACAGCAACCTTGACGGGGGCGTTTTCGCGAAGACGGGGGGCTCCGTCAGCGCCGGTTCCGTCACCAACGAGAACTTCCGCCGCAACCGGTTCGTCGGCAACACCGGGTTCGACGTGCGCGCGCGCGGCAGCGGGACCTCCGTCGTCGCCGTGTGCGACTGGTGGGGGAGCCCGACCCCGCCGTTCGCGACGAGCGAGCTCAACGGCGGCTACGTCGACGAGTCGAAATGGCTGCTTGAAGACCCGTACGTGAACCCCAACGCTGCGTGCGTGAGCCAGGCCCCGTCGATGAAGTCGTCCGGTGCGGGCGCTCGGGCTAGCGCCGCCTCGCCATCTCCCCTGGGGCGCGCGGAGGGCGCCGCGTTCGAGGACCCGGCCTCCGCGCTCGCCGACATCGCCGCCGCGGTCGCGGCGGGCGGACGGGAGGCCGCCCCCGCCGTCACGCTCGCGGCGAGCATGGCCCGGCGAGACGCGCCCGGTGCCCGCGAGGCCGTGGAGGCGTACGCCCGGCATAGGGCCGATCCAGTGCGCCGCGCCGCGCAGAAGGCCTTGGTCGGGCTACTCCACCGTGACGGCGACGTGGACGGCGCGCTGCGGCTGACCGAGGACCTCATGGGCGGCGACCTAGACGACCGCGCCGCTGCCCTCACCGCCCGCGTGTATCTCCTCTCGGACCTGGGCGACGAGAGGGGCGCGCAGGCCGCCCTGGAAACGCTGCGGGAGCACGAGCAGGGGGCCATCGAGGCTGACCTCGCCGCTGCGTACCTCTCCTCGCTCGGCGTGGAGCCTTCGACGAAGGGCGCCACAGCGGAGGCTGCGGCGCCGTCCGCTCTTGAGGTCCAGGCGACTGAGGCGTCGCTCAGCCCTGTCCGCCCGAACCCCACGCGCGGCGGCGCGCACGTCTCCTTCGTGGTACTGGATGGGGCCACGGCGCAACTCGGGGTCTTCGACGTGCTCGGCCGCGAGGTGGGAGCCCTTGGCTCGCCTGTGCGCGGTTCCGGGGCACAGACTGTAGAGATCCCGGCTGGGCTCGCCCCCGGGGTCTACGTCCTCCGCCTCACTGTGGAGACCGCCGACGGGCGGACGGAGACTCACGCCCGGCGGTTCACCGTCACCCGATAG
- a CDS encoding recombinase family protein, with the protein MLASPVPPVPTDPSPAPLPPKKRAALYLRVSKRDGDQTEENQRLQLRRFLEQEGYDLARPDGTLREFVDRESGRKGRRERSAFADVFEAAERREFDTLVFWSLDRFSREGIRKTVAYLQQLEALGVRFRSYTEPYLSTENELVSHVLLGVLSYFAEYEAQKISRRTIAGLERARAEGKVLGRPSTFDAHRAALEEMLDGGEAKAEMARRTGLAYNTVKAHLRRIEGERAEISG; encoded by the coding sequence GTGCTCGCCTCACCCGTCCCGCCCGTGCCCACCGACCCATCACCAGCTCCGCTCCCACCAAAGAAGCGGGCGGCGCTCTACCTGCGCGTCTCCAAGCGCGACGGCGACCAGACGGAAGAGAACCAGCGGCTCCAACTCCGCCGCTTCCTGGAGCAGGAGGGCTACGACCTCGCGCGGCCTGACGGCACGCTCCGGGAGTTCGTCGACCGTGAGTCCGGGCGGAAGGGGCGCCGCGAGCGCTCGGCATTCGCCGACGTCTTCGAGGCCGCCGAGCGGCGGGAGTTCGACACGCTCGTGTTCTGGAGCCTGGACCGGTTCAGCCGCGAGGGGATCCGGAAGACGGTCGCCTACCTCCAGCAGCTCGAGGCGCTCGGCGTCCGGTTCCGGTCGTACACCGAGCCGTACCTCTCGACCGAGAACGAGCTGGTGTCCCACGTGCTCCTGGGCGTGCTGAGCTACTTCGCCGAGTACGAGGCCCAGAAGATCAGCCGACGGACGATCGCTGGATTGGAGCGGGCGCGGGCTGAGGGGAAGGTGCTCGGACGGCCGTCGACGTTCGACGCGCACCGGGCGGCGCTGGAGGAGATGCTCGACGGGGGCGAAGCGAAGGCGGAGATGGCGCGTCGGACGGGGCTCGCCTACAACACGGTCAAGGCCCACCTCCGCCGCATCGAGGGCGAACGTGCAGAGATAAGCGGCTGA
- a CDS encoding recombinase family protein, with product MAAHSSTETPTVRTATYARVSTADQSPDLQHDGLRAFAHRAGLSVVAAYTDVAVSGRKEGRPDLDRLMASARRRELDCVLVWKFDRFARSVSHLVRALDEFDHLGVRFVSVQDDVDTTSPMGRAMFAVIGAMAELESALIAERVQAGMAAAKARGRHVGRPATNGDVAARVEELARTTDLSVRKIHAAIADERGGEAGVSRSVVGRIVKEIRADVSSPS from the coding sequence ATGGCGGCCCACTCCAGTACCGAGACGCCGACGGTCCGCACGGCCACCTACGCCCGCGTCTCGACGGCCGACCAGTCGCCGGACCTCCAGCACGACGGGCTCCGCGCCTTCGCCCACCGCGCGGGCCTCTCCGTCGTCGCCGCCTACACCGACGTCGCCGTCTCGGGCCGCAAGGAGGGCCGCCCCGACCTCGACCGGCTCATGGCGTCGGCGCGTCGGCGCGAGCTCGACTGCGTGCTCGTCTGGAAGTTCGACCGCTTCGCCCGGAGCGTGTCGCACCTCGTGCGCGCGCTCGACGAGTTCGACCACCTCGGCGTCCGGTTCGTAAGCGTTCAGGACGACGTGGACACGACGAGCCCGATGGGGAGAGCGATGTTCGCGGTCATCGGGGCAATGGCAGAGCTCGAGAGTGCGCTAATCGCCGAGCGGGTCCAGGCGGGGATGGCCGCGGCGAAGGCGCGCGGTCGCCACGTCGGTCGACCGGCCACGAACGGAGACGTGGCGGCGCGAGTTGAGGAGCTGGCGCGGACGACGGACCTCTCCGTGCGGAAGATCCATGCGGCGATAGCCGACGAGCGTGGGGGCGAGGCTGGCGTGAGCCGGTCGGTCGTCGGGCGAATCGTCAAGGAGATCCGAGCCGATGTCAGCTCTCCCTCTTGA
- a CDS encoding helix-turn-helix domain-containing protein, whose amino-acid sequence MSPLVRTAVDLIDKEYARLRGPEDVAKVVGVSIDVLRKAFRRDIEAAPREVIEQRRVAEARRLLAETDLQASEVAAAVGWRRDDSGSRAFHRATGVTMREYRRDARGARPSRGAAENAKFFS is encoded by the coding sequence ATGAGCCCTCTAGTCCGTACCGCCGTCGACCTCATCGATAAGGAGTACGCTCGGCTCCGGGGGCCCGAGGACGTGGCCAAAGTGGTAGGGGTCTCGATCGACGTCCTCCGGAAAGCGTTCCGGCGCGACATAGAGGCCGCCCCCCGAGAAGTCATTGAGCAGCGACGGGTGGCCGAGGCTCGACGGCTGCTAGCTGAGACGGACCTTCAAGCATCCGAGGTGGCTGCCGCCGTGGGGTGGAGACGCGACGACTCTGGGTCGCGGGCGTTCCACCGAGCCACAGGCGTGACCATGCGGGAGTACCGCCGGGACGCCCGGGGGGCTAGACCTTCCAGAGGGGCGGCTGAAAATGCCAAGTTTTTCAGTTAG
- a CDS encoding TolB family protein encodes MGLLLFLAIGCDTTSGPSTAFVEGVPILSTSTPFEFEEGGEVGLRSPLLSPDGKRVALFRVPWSPSPDVSVFDLDGGEIATFSVERGTAGLDWSPNGERIVYAAGFAVFTTRPDGSDRRRVGGGVQPTWSPDGRWITYVRTVCADPPSPPSCGVMIAEDVELEEEGPVNTVPYGGSPAWHPDGLRLFYSAPRPDEGVEAIGVATVRPDGLARKTEILPYRHRFVRDLDISPDGTRIVFAAEDGTWVAASDGSWERLVLPTLVEGGNGVAEAEATLTGGASWTPDGRLIYDLFRASRYAASPITGGASAEGVLTVHLVDSTTDS; translated from the coding sequence GTGGGGCTGCTGCTGTTTCTCGCCATTGGGTGCGATACGACCTCCGGTCCATCCACAGCGTTCGTTGAGGGTGTCCCGATTCTTTCTACCTCCACTCCGTTCGAGTTCGAGGAGGGGGGCGAGGTCGGCCTCCGATCTCCCCTCCTCAGTCCAGATGGGAAGAGAGTCGCCCTCTTCCGTGTCCCATGGTCTCCCTCCCCTGATGTCTCAGTCTTTGACCTCGACGGTGGAGAAATCGCCACGTTCTCGGTCGAGAGGGGAACCGCCGGGCTCGACTGGTCTCCGAACGGAGAGCGGATTGTCTACGCGGCTGGGTTTGCCGTCTTCACTACGCGCCCCGACGGCTCAGACCGCCGCCGAGTAGGGGGTGGGGTACAGCCGACATGGAGCCCCGATGGTCGCTGGATCACCTACGTGCGAACAGTATGCGCCGACCCTCCGTCACCACCCTCGTGTGGGGTAATGATCGCGGAGGACGTTGAATTGGAGGAGGAAGGCCCGGTCAATACCGTACCGTACGGAGGGAGCCCCGCTTGGCACCCAGATGGCCTTCGTCTCTTCTACTCTGCCCCCCGCCCCGATGAGGGCGTCGAAGCGATCGGAGTGGCTACGGTCAGACCAGATGGGCTCGCGCGGAAGACCGAGATTCTTCCTTACCGGCATCGATTCGTCCGCGACCTTGACATATCGCCAGATGGGACCCGGATCGTGTTCGCCGCCGAGGATGGGACCTGGGTCGCCGCGTCGGACGGGTCGTGGGAGCGCCTTGTACTCCCAACGCTGGTCGAGGGAGGCAATGGGGTCGCCGAAGCCGAGGCCACACTCACCGGCGGGGCGTCCTGGACGCCCGACGGTCGACTCATCTATGACCTTTTTCGGGCTTCACGCTATGCGGCGTCCCCCATCACGGGGGGGGCATCGGCTGAGGGCGTCCTTACTGTCCACCTCGTGGACTCTACTACCGATTCATGA
- a CDS encoding T9SS type A sorting domain-containing protein, with the protein MTCRPYALTLLPTRILLLAVALLASHATHAQASAEQQPYLLPFASAGNTLNLAVANTSADRKVDAATVVLFSAPEWITVSPSRLDLGAVAAGAETEATFALDLDRRAPVGEEGAVVFDVLDESGAVLQRKTVRVRAAAPDRLALSPPYPNPAHGEVTVPFEVPTTGEVRVAVYDALGREVAVLHDGEAEPGAHEARLAAGALASGAYVVRVTSGEASDVARIAVVR; encoded by the coding sequence ATGACTTGTCGCCCTTACGCCCTCACCCTTCTACCCACGCGCATCCTTCTACTCGCGGTCGCCCTCCTCGCATCCCACGCTACCCACGCCCAAGCCTCCGCTGAGCAACAGCCCTACTTACTCCCCTTCGCGTCGGCGGGCAACACTCTCAACCTTGCGGTGGCGAACACCTCCGCCGACCGGAAAGTAGATGCTGCAACCGTCGTGCTCTTCTCTGCCCCCGAGTGGATCACCGTCTCACCTAGTCGGCTTGACCTCGGCGCGGTGGCGGCCGGCGCGGAGACGGAAGCGACGTTTGCCCTTGACCTTGACCGCCGCGCTCCAGTCGGCGAGGAGGGTGCTGTCGTGTTCGACGTGCTCGACGAGTCCGGCGCAGTCCTGCAACGGAAGACCGTCCGCGTTCGGGCTGCGGCCCCCGACCGCCTCGCGCTCTCCCCGCCCTACCCCAACCCCGCCCACGGCGAGGTCACGGTCCCCTTCGAGGTCCCCACGACAGGGGAGGTCCGCGTCGCGGTCTACGACGCGCTCGGGCGCGAGGTCGCCGTCCTCCACGACGGCGAGGCTGAGCCCGGCGCGCACGAGGCTAGGCTCGCGGCGGGCGCCCTCGCCTCCGGGGCCTACGTCGTCCGCGTGACCTCGGGAGAGGCCTCCGACGTGGCCCGGATCGCAGTCGTCCGCTGA
- a CDS encoding tyrosine-type recombinase/integrase, which translates to MPPAKASVERGDHDRQRDVRRLAKLLRDGGYTYDQSKHLVAEARRRVGLTPPKRRRGAVDRLTSEEFDALLDTAYEQSGTRGLMVRTLVETGSRVGAFCRMRADDVSFADLEVRVVDKGDKARDVPILRSLANELRLHLGERRTGYLFPSPRGGEYSKRRVQQIVKEVASEAGITKRVYPHLLRHTTAQRLADRGMPENLLQRFLGHESPETTQVYYEPSRANVDRAFREAMGGTRLGGASDGR; encoded by the coding sequence ATGCCTCCCGCCAAAGCCTCCGTCGAACGTGGCGACCACGACCGCCAGCGCGACGTCCGCCGCCTCGCCAAGCTCCTCCGCGACGGCGGCTACACCTACGACCAGTCGAAGCACCTCGTCGCCGAGGCCCGCCGCCGCGTCGGGCTCACCCCGCCGAAGCGGAGGCGCGGCGCCGTCGACCGGCTGACGAGCGAGGAGTTCGACGCGCTCCTCGACACGGCCTACGAGCAGAGCGGGACCCGTGGGCTCATGGTCCGGACCCTCGTCGAGACCGGCAGCCGAGTCGGCGCCTTCTGCCGGATGCGGGCCGACGACGTCTCGTTCGCCGACCTCGAGGTCCGCGTCGTCGACAAGGGAGACAAGGCCCGCGACGTCCCCATCCTCCGCTCCTTGGCGAACGAGCTCCGGCTCCACCTCGGCGAGCGCCGGACGGGGTACCTCTTCCCGTCGCCCCGCGGCGGGGAGTACTCGAAGCGCCGGGTCCAGCAGATCGTGAAGGAGGTGGCGTCGGAGGCCGGGATCACGAAGCGGGTCTACCCCCACCTCCTCCGGCACACGACGGCCCAGCGGCTGGCTGACCGGGGGATGCCGGAGAACCTGCTCCAGCGGTTCCTCGGCCACGAGAGCCCGGAGACGACGCAGGTCTACTACGAACCCTCGCGGGCCAACGTCGACCGGGCCTTCCGCGAGGCGATGGGCGGGACCCGGCTCGGCGGCGCCTCCGACGGGCGGTAG